One Eremothecium cymbalariae DBVPG#7215 chromosome 2, complete sequence DNA window includes the following coding sequences:
- the SNT2 gene encoding DNA-binding E3 ubiquitin-protein ligase SNT2 (similar to Ashbya gossypii AFL108C), whose product MSDSQSSSNKRRTTVKRINYDERKADAELAKRIKQLEKSKVKGSNKTSGKQKSLAFKYQRFLQDKTIPWNFIPSLPATFRKHSRFSNILDLDEAFVNIKEQVLMNSSNVILKKNEHIYMISEPPGEPYYVGRIVEFIAKPEFREKIISAVQMGISHVFPAKYFQLCMNWYYRARDIQDNPHNANPRLLYASLHNDICPIQSYRGKCTVLHKSKISSSNFEEYTMKPSVFIFEQLFDRYLLSYYDVWSTAELLKLNPKSSYLIGLSERFPYVFTEVKYPLVNFIRKYILAEDFTSEKSSELWDQKCGHCKEWCEPAQTIRCDTCKIPLHLYCLDPPLDRKPGKGVSWICYTCVLRQNNESIQDDDCGSELIKQQALDLEKAAYPQIGNGMNRPNCWYQYFGSKLICHLEDCLSVDMVIPYPLKCSRIGSKNQWSECSESEWVPRPYYGADGERGEDSTSQLLWALDTEKISADEVDNYVQHCSNELPKSLGITPQATNFLDMAMKALVDNQYNCDAGFNECKAKMTRDSLKEPTFTKEEVKRFEQAVAEHGSELHPVCKKVKTQPMSMIVRFYYIWKKTESGRRIWGNFKGRKKNEKGIQHIRNENNDSRKSRTRKRGITDKTENPDRQWRHVDDSCFDSEKINKVKASFQCMFCDVDYSPLWYRVTGGSDDENIQSRMKIGVNEKTINSDKLPSKLVPSNEEKLEALCIRCARLWRRYAIRWQQPMEVLKKLNGTSTNNLQSSLLQLLDDPNDSIMKSSSQQTHSKQVEWELVQDTELIIKQRFSMISNPMKLLKMKRNCMSMHGQLNKSVKKLLTTTGFSNGQMQAELENYIDNCAAEIRKKEQRIQKNCTTLPKVENEDKQDKLIQAINVDHKDTIICKRCEDDQVDELHKAKKPRTNIQKSHSGSSIILQVPGIADNNETEQITVDSQFEYIRIPESIHHKLFGEMLQSNSINGSLKAMNDAKFNTNNQRPYFARTQPMNDSNIPIVRHTQWYDGILKEYNKLNPHYCSWINTNSNDINSDTSKTSGRSKMLIYSPKAGRKSKPPPSSVESSSVADIIESRDICCVCMDKFDGLNDVELTCYNCGLNIHPCCYGVRFAPGFPSSDYPWLCDPCSNDRNPLVSTNYQCSLCHAREIDHDSSKRKVRKAVPDALKLDVSGSWCHVICAMFNENVKFGLVNNYQPLYNVGATLLENNGKKCAICNMLGGGLVQCEKCSFEFHVTCAQDSPNFTLCFRRFHVESNPVILPSVEDNGERYTIKPSIICSHHSYEEKFSIDTLPLSYKLKTGQTLVKYFLDNYKSSSAVNGYTTIGLRINEFNLWTTYGKEKSNIFSLVNNTLEVEKPSYNKCIHCSTKTSIHWFGNICHGCFISSNRSLDICDIDDDIFPIVQNSVSPSLCENLLEGIDTSKLSMEFHVQQSTKIRRKGGRYGKRNLPRPTLDTTNVVVQTMGTNLPLESNQRLNGHNNDMSNRRILEHV is encoded by the coding sequence AATACCGTGGAATTTTATTCCATCTCTTCCTGCAACTTTCAGAAAACACAGCAggttttccaatattttaGATCTTGATGAAGCTTTTGTAAATATCAAAGAGCAGGTGCTCatgaattcatcaaatGTTATtctaaagaaaaatgagCATATATACATGATTTCAGAACCCCCAGGTGAGCCGTATTATGTTGGACGCATTGTGGAGTTTATTGCGAAGCCAGAATTCCGTGAGAAAATTATTTCTGCTGTGCAAATGGGTATTTCGCATGTATTTCCTGCGAAGTACTTTCAATTATGTATGAATTGGTACTATCGAGCTCGTGATATCCAAGATAACCCACATAATGCCAACCCAAGGTTGCTTTATGCCTCTTTACACAATGATATTTGCCCGATTCAGTCTTACCGCGGGAAGTGTACCGTATTGcataaatcaaaaatttctagctcaaattttgaagagtATACAATGAAGCCGAGTGTTTTcatatttgaacaattaTTCGATCGATATCTTCTGAGTTATTACGATGTCTGGAGTACAgcagaattgttgaaactgAATCCTAAATCGAGCTACCTAATAGGGTTATCTGAAAGGTTTCCATACGTCTTTACAGAGGTAAAGTACCCGTTGGTAAACTTTATTAGAAAGTATATTCTTGCAGAAGACTTCACATCTGAAAAAAGTTCCGAACTGTGGGATCAGAAATGTGGCCATTGTAAGGAATGGTGTGAGCCTGCGCAAACAATTAGATGCGACACATGTAAAATACCTTTGCATTTATACTGTTTGGACCCCCCATTAGATAGAAAGCCAGGTAAAGGTGTGTCCTGGATCTGTTATACTTGTGTTCTCAGACAAAACAATGAATCCATTCAAGACGATGATTGTGGCAGTGAGCTTATCAAACAACAAGCTTTGGATCTGGAAAAAGCAGCCTACCCACAAATTGGCAACGGTATGAATCGCCCTAATTGCTGgtaccaatattttggCTCTAAGCTGATATGTCATTTAGAGGACTGCCTTTCTGTCGACATGGTAATTCCGTATCCATTAAAGTGTTCAAGGATTGGAAGTAAGAACCAGTGGTCTGAATGTAGTGAATCTGAATGGGTACCAAGACCCTATTATGGTGCTGATGGTGAAAGAGGTGAAGATTCTACTTCCCAATTGCTATGGGCATTGGATACTGAAAAAATATCTGCAGATGAAGTGGACAACTACGTACAGCATTGTAGCAATGAACTGCCCAAATCGCTAGGTATTACTCCTCAAGCCACTAATTTCCTAGATATGGCTATGAAGGCATTGGTTGACAATCAGTACAATTGTGATGCTGGGTTTAACGAATGTAAAGCCAAAATGACAAGGGATTCTCTGAAAGAACCTACATTTACTAAAGAGGAGGTTAAGCGATTTGAACAGGCGGTTGCAGAACATGGTAGTGAACTTCATCCCGTTTgcaaaaaagttaaaacACAGCCGATGTCGATGATTGTTAGGTTCTACTACATTTGGAAGAAAACAGAGAGTGGTAGGAGGATATGGGGTAACTTTAAAGGCaggaaaaagaatgaaaagGGGATACAGCACATCAGAAACGAGAACAATGACAGCAGAAAATCAAGGACAAGAAAACGAGGTATTACTGACAAAACTGAAAACCCTGACAGGCAGTGGAGGCACGTTGATGACTCTTGTTTTGACTCTgaaaaaatcaacaaggTAAAAGCATCCTTTCAGTGCATGTTCTGTGATGTCGATTATTCACCATTGTGGTATAGAGTGACAGGAggttctgatgatgaaaatattcaatCTAGAATGAAAATTGGCGTTAATGAAAAGACAATTAATTCCGATAAATTACCATCGAAATTGGTACCGAGcaatgaagaaaaattAGAAGCTTTATGCATCAGATGTGCACGCCTATGGAGAAGATACGCCATAAGATGGCAGCAACCTATGGAGGtactaaaaaaattgaacgGGACAAGTACAAATAACCTACAAAGCAGTTTACTTCAACTGCTAGATGACCCTAATGACTCTATAATGAAATCTTCTTCTCAGCAGACACATTCGAAACAGGTGGAATGGGAATTAGTTCAAGATACGGAGCTTATTATAAAGCAACGCTTTAGTATGATCTCGAATCCAATGAAactattgaagatgaaacGGAACTGCATGAGCATGCACGGTCAACTTAATAAGTCAGTCAAGAAATTATTAACTACCACTGGGTTCTCTAATGGACAAATGCAGGCTGAATTAGAAAATTATATCGACAATTGTGCTGCAGAGATTAGGAAGAAAGAACAAAGgatccaaaagaattgcACAACGTTGCCAAAAGTTGAAAACGAAGACAAACAGGATAAATTAATACAGGCTATAAATGTGGACCATAAAGATACCATAATCTGTAAACGCTGTGAGGATGACCAGGTTGATGAATTACATAAGGCTAAGAAGCCCAGAACCAACATCCAAAAATCACACAGTGGTTCATCTATTATTTTACAAGTGCCGGGTATTGCAGATAATAACGAAACCGAGCAAATTACTGTTGACAGTCAGTTTGAATATATCAGGATTCCAGAATCTATACATCATAAACTTTTTGGTGAAATGTTGCAGTCAAACAGCATCAATGGGTCTTTAAAAGCGATGAATGATGCTAAATTTAACACTAACAACCAACGTCCGTATTTTGCCCGCACACAACCAATGAATGACAGCAATATACCTATAGTTCGGCACACCCAGTGGTATGATGGAATCCTGAAGGAATATAATAAACTCAATCCTCACTATTGTAGTTGGATTAACACTAATTCGAATGATATCAATAGCGACACAAGCAAAACTTCTGGTAGGTCTAAAATGTTAATTTATTCACCAAAAGCTGGCAGAAAATCAAAGCCACCGCCATCAAGTGTCGAAAGTTCAAGTGTAGCAGATATAATTGAATCGCGTGATATATGTTGTGTATGCATGGATAAATTTGATGGATTAAACGATGTAGAATTGACATGTTATAACTGTGGTTTGAACATCCATCCATGTTGCTACGGAGTACGGTTTGCACCTGGTTTTCCTTCGAGTGATTACCCGTGGTTATGTGATCCTTGTTCAAATGATCGCAACCCGCTGGTTTCAACGAATTATCAATGCTCACTTTGTCATGCAAGAGAAATCGATCATGACTCCTCTAAGCGCAAGGTAAGGAAAGCAGTACCAGATGCATTGAAGTTGGACGTGTCTGGCTCTTGGTGCCATGTTATTTGTGCTAtgtttaatgaaaatgtaAAATTTGGCCTAGTTAACAACTACCAGCCTCTCTACAATGTGGGAGCAACGCTGCTCGAAAATAATGGGAAAAAGTGCGCCATTTGCAATATGTTAGGTGGAGGTTTGGTGCAGTGTGAAAAATGTAGTTTTGAATTCCATGTTACATGTGCTCAAGACTCACCTAACTTTACTCTCTGTTTTAGAAGGTTTCATGTCGAAAGTAACCCAGTTATATTGCCATCAGTCGAAGATAATGGTGAAAGATATACTATAAAACCATCTATCATATGCTCTCACCATTCTTATGAAGAAAAGTTCTCTATTGATACTCTACCATTATCTTACAAGTTAAAAACAGGTCAAACCTTGGTGAAATACTTTTTGGATAATTataaatcttcatcagcAGTTAATGGATATACAACTATAGGGCTGAGaataaatgaatttaaCTTATGGACTACTTACGgtaaagaaaaatcaaacatATTCTCTTTAGTGAATAACACCCTGGAGGTTGAAAAACCTTCGTATAATAAATGCATCCATTGCTCTACAAAGACTTCAATACACTGGTTTGGTAATATATGCCATGgttgttttatttcttcaaatagaAGTTTAGATATCTGcgatattgatgatgacatTTTTCCTATAGTGCAGAATTCTGTCTCCCCAAGTCTATGTGAAAATCTACTGGAAGGCATTGACACCAGTAAACTTTCTATGGAATTTCACGTCCAGCAGTCTACTAAAATAAGGAGGAAAGGTGGAAGATATGGCAAGAGGAACCTACCTCGTCCGACATTAGACACTACTAACGTTGTAGTTCAAACGATGGGAACAAATCTGCCGCTTGAAAGTAATCAACGACTCAATGGGCACAACAATGATATGTCGAATCGGAGAATATTGGAACATGTGTAA